Proteins encoded by one window of Companilactobacillus ginsenosidimutans:
- a CDS encoding serine hydrolase domain-containing protein: MKKSIRVTSVLVSVLIVLMPFIVQQNVLADSSTELSGQPEIVDNDQVDFDSEIDGMLQKNNFCGSIFVVKGGKTIYSKNVGDANYKEQLKNRQNKAYEIDSIQKSLTAGLIMKLVQEHKLSLDDKLSKFLPEVPGSNQITLRMMLDMTSGLVLPNDGPSSVMPDDRLVDFDTHEVTFSKSMLNKWQYSPINFVFLARIVEMVTHKTYKHVFTKEYIDKLHLKHTVFAFGPSHGVEKAQGYTNRDPLSPRLNYNNPYMTQPWETRDEMGTGQVFMSPEDLYKAEKYLVSGKFLTKESRDVLFTPGSISTYGGGFYNNHNSHQSNGWGYGYQSVIHISDDGKTAVVVMSNYQRLANNIKPMARQIYSMVLTD; the protein is encoded by the coding sequence ATGAAAAAAAGTATAAGAGTTACTTCAGTATTAGTGAGTGTATTAATCGTATTAATGCCATTTATAGTTCAACAAAATGTTTTGGCAGACTCGTCTACTGAACTGTCTGGACAACCAGAGATTGTCGACAATGATCAAGTTGATTTTGATAGTGAGATTGATGGAATGCTCCAGAAGAATAACTTTTGCGGATCAATTTTTGTAGTCAAAGGTGGAAAGACCATTTATTCGAAAAATGTCGGTGATGCTAATTATAAAGAACAGCTAAAGAACCGTCAGAATAAGGCATATGAAATTGATTCCATTCAGAAAAGCTTAACCGCAGGACTAATTATGAAATTAGTTCAAGAACATAAATTAAGCTTGGATGATAAACTATCAAAATTTTTACCTGAAGTACCTGGTAGTAACCAAATAACTTTGAGAATGATGTTGGATATGACGTCTGGATTGGTCTTACCAAATGATGGACCATCAAGTGTAATGCCTGATGACCGTTTGGTCGATTTTGATACACATGAGGTTACTTTTTCAAAATCGATGTTGAACAAGTGGCAATATTCACCAATCAACTTCGTATTTTTGGCCAGAATTGTCGAAATGGTTACACATAAGACTTATAAACACGTATTCACTAAGGAATATATTGATAAGCTTCATTTAAAACACACAGTATTTGCATTCGGACCTAGTCACGGAGTTGAAAAAGCTCAAGGGTATACAAATCGCGATCCACTTTCACCAAGACTAAATTACAACAATCCTTATATGACTCAACCTTGGGAGACTAGAGACGAAATGGGTACTGGTCAAGTATTTATGTCACCAGAAGATTTATACAAGGCTGAAAAATATTTGGTATCAGGAAAATTCTTAACAAAGGAATCACGTGATGTGCTCTTCACCCCCGGTAGTATCAGTACTTACGGTGGTGGATTTTATAATAATCATAACAGTCACCAATCAAATGGATGGGGTTATGGATATCAATCGGTAATTCATATTTCAGATGATGGAAAGACTGCGGTTGTAGTGATGAGCAACTATCAGCGACTTGCAAATAATATCAAACCAATGGCAAGACAGATTTATTCAATGGTCTTAACTGATTAA
- a CDS encoding ArnT family glycosyltransferase: MNNQFNQYSRTNRQLTRESSRKHYRHQRNSSVSAALSPGFGINTRSGKHQSNSAPTRESLHIHFFEDATRDQIKKIGQYVAILVSIFLLIFMVVASWKGSDMTGHLGLPIFTMTLVSVLLFGFSYLTASYMSNKSFVFLVLVLLAIELVKVFIVLTYQIGPTSDYWNYHYLAYARASGIPWTRHLVGINSSWPHVLNIAFLYSIPYSLIGTNFVTSQLINIAFTFFDALLIYKLSASIINKQAGIFSALIFSLIPAYFMYSILNGAEPMFLTFVLGLLVSFDTFMKRDEYTTNQRWLTNTLTMFILAILAYMVRPTIAIWLVAGLLFLLFRRDTRRVSPTLRLKRYSFFLGFMAVFFIFSSLSANVYSGLYGMQIGSNNNLNKYSLATGTSPSTDGAYNKEIYGIMEKNYKKYPDPHQMETHINADLNRQINQNVSTLNHSGHWGIFLDQKYTAFSAENYGYNWLLYNTAKGNKHTGNFYSMKQSLVTLSVIFFEFILVLCIITMSFILLFAPIIPDSVAMQNKLFYLSLLLDGFIIGSMIFEVQGRYHTILYLPLVLILGLGIKLLTERGHKLNLNLTI, encoded by the coding sequence ATGAACAACCAGTTCAATCAATACTCACGTACTAACCGCCAACTCACTCGCGAGAGTTCTAGAAAACATTATCGTCATCAAAGAAACAGTTCAGTAAGTGCTGCATTATCACCAGGTTTTGGAATTAATACCCGCAGTGGTAAACACCAAAGCAATTCCGCCCCAACCAGGGAAAGTCTGCATATCCACTTTTTTGAAGATGCAACCAGGGATCAAATTAAAAAAATAGGACAGTACGTTGCTATTTTGGTTTCAATCTTCTTGTTAATATTTATGGTAGTTGCTAGTTGGAAAGGTTCTGATATGACAGGCCATTTAGGACTACCTATTTTCACAATGACCTTAGTCAGTGTCTTATTATTTGGATTTTCATATTTAACAGCATCTTACATGAGCAACAAATCATTTGTCTTTTTAGTTTTAGTTCTTTTAGCAATAGAATTGGTAAAAGTTTTCATTGTTCTAACCTATCAAATTGGACCAACTTCTGATTATTGGAATTATCATTATTTAGCTTACGCCAGAGCTTCAGGAATACCTTGGACTCGGCATTTAGTGGGAATTAATTCATCTTGGCCACACGTTCTAAATATCGCCTTCCTATATTCAATTCCTTATTCATTAATTGGGACTAACTTTGTAACCTCACAATTAATCAACATCGCTTTTACCTTTTTTGACGCACTACTTATTTATAAATTGTCCGCGTCAATAATTAATAAACAAGCAGGAATCTTTTCTGCTTTAATTTTCTCATTGATACCTGCCTATTTTATGTACAGTATCCTGAATGGTGCAGAACCAATGTTTCTAACCTTCGTACTAGGCCTGCTTGTTTCGTTTGACACTTTCATGAAACGCGATGAGTACACGACTAATCAAAGATGGCTGACCAATACATTAACAATGTTTATCTTAGCGATACTGGCATACATGGTACGACCTACAATCGCAATTTGGCTCGTTGCAGGATTACTCTTCTTGCTATTTAGACGAGATACAAGAAGAGTGTCACCGACTTTGCGTCTAAAGAGATATTCATTTTTCTTAGGATTCATGGCCGTTTTCTTTATTTTTAGCTCACTATCAGCAAATGTCTATTCAGGACTTTATGGAATGCAAATTGGTTCTAACAATAACTTGAATAAGTACAGTTTGGCGACGGGAACCTCTCCTTCAACCGATGGTGCGTACAATAAAGAAATATACGGAATCATGGAAAAGAATTATAAAAAATACCCTGATCCACATCAGATGGAAACCCATATCAACGCAGATTTGAATCGTCAAATCAATCAAAATGTTAGTACCCTGAATCATAGTGGTCATTGGGGAATTTTCTTAGATCAAAAATACACGGCTTTCTCAGCTGAAAACTACGGCTATAATTGGCTTTTGTACAATACTGCCAAAGGGAATAAACATACAGGCAATTTCTATTCAATGAAACAGTCACTAGTAACCCTTTCAGTTATTTTCTTTGAATTCATACTAGTACTTTGCATAATAACTATGAGTTTTATCTTATTGTTTGCGCCAATTATCCCAGATTCGGTAGCAATGCAAAACAAATTGTTCTACCTCTCATTATTGCTAGACGGATTTATTATTGGATCAATGATTTTTGAAGTCCAAGGTCGATACCACACAATCTTATATCTTCCACTAGTTTTGATTTTGGGATTAGGAATCAAGCTGCTTACCGAACGAGGTCATAAGCTGAACTTAAACTTAACGATTTAG